CCATGAGTGCGTCCATATCCTCGCGCATAATCTGCCCGCGTCGCAGGCCGAAAACGTATTTTCCGATCAGGCGCGTTAGCCAAAACATCGCCAGAAACAGCCCCAGCGGGAAGATAATCGTGTCGAACAAATACGCGGCGCTGACGGTAATGACGTTCCAAAAAAGCTCGGTGGTGCGCGCCAATAAATACTGGGTCAGCACGCCAGTGGCCTGCTTTATTTTGGTAGCCTTGGTGATGATCCCCTCGGCTTGCTCTATTTCGTCATAGCGGCGGTTGAGCTCGGCGTTGACCAGAGCCAGGTTGCCCTCGGCTTCGATCAGGCGGCTCTCGGTGATTTGCTGGGAAAGTTGACTGCCGCCCCACACGGCCAGCGGGGCAATCAAGTAAGCGGCGATGGCGAGGATCGCGCCGAAGAAGGCGGTGTCGCGCAATACCCGGGCGATGGCGCGGCGCTTAGGCATGAACCACGCGGCGATGAAATAAAACAACAGCGACCCGAGCGCGAGCAGCAGCAGCCATTGGTCGAGGTATTGCGAGACCTCCAGCAGCATACGCGTCATGACAATGATCATCGTCGCCCACAAAACGATTTGCCACGCAAAGTCCACGTAGTCGTAAACGCCCTGCACGACATCGCCCACTTCGAGGCCAAAGCCGACGCCGAGCTCGCTGCCTTCGATGATGGCGAGCACACTTTTGACGCCGGTCAGGATTAGGAACAGGCGCGAGGCCTTGTCAAAGGACTCGTCGAGGTATTGCTGATTGGCGTAGTCCATGTGCCCCAGCGCGCGGTCGTTGATCCAGCTGTCCAGCGGGCCGCGCAGGATCATCGCCATGAGCGTGAAGAGGATGGCGATAATCGCCAGTCGGGAAATGAGTGTTACACGGGCATTGCTCGCCATAAGTCAGTCTTCATTAAGACTGCGTCCGGCGACAAGTGTTCATTTCGTCAGCTTTTTTACAACTTCTCGCCGAGAAAAGGGATCGACTTGCGGCGGATGTATAGCACGACGGTGCTTGAAACCCAGGCAATGCATCCAAGCGCAAACAAGCTGCCGTCCTCGTGGCCGCCAGGGTAGTCAAAGGCGATGCCGAGTGGGCCGAGGTGTGCGCCGATGGCCCCGGTCAATGTGGCAATGGCCAGCACCGCACCCAGCCAGGCAAAGCGCGGCCAAAGCAGGCAGACGCCCGCAATGAGCTCTACGACCCCCGAACCGTAGCGCCCAACGGCACCTAGCCCTACCGTGTCGAATATATACACGGTAATCGCGGCACCCGTGAATTTAAAGTACAGCGTTTGCAGGAGGATGGCGGCGGGAATTACTTGGCAAATCCAGCTAATGATGAGGGCGGGTTTAGAGAGGGCGGAGGTGGATGCGTTCATGGGGTCTCTGTCGCACCAGCGCTGAAATGCTTGCAGCAAAAAATGAATGCTGGTGGAAATAAATTTTGTCAGGATTCGTATCATGCCTCGTCGAAGCAGGGCATGAAAGCATTTCGCACGGTTCTCTTTTTCCTGACTGCGGCCTTTATCCTGAGCATGGCTCACGCAGAGTCCGACTCTGCAACGCAAAGTAACTCTCCAGCGCAAAGTTCCTGGTCCGCGCAAAAGCGTCAGGCTGAGTTTAACCTGGAGTCGGGGCAACTCGGCATCGAGGGTTATGACCCGGTGGCCTACTTTAGCGGGGAGCCCAAGGAGGGTAAAAAGCAGCTTAGCTCCGACTACCGGGGGGTGACGTATCGCTTCGCCAATACGGCAAACAAGGCTGCCTTTGATGCCGACCCGGCTAAATACGAACCGGCGTTCGGTGGCTGGTGTGCCTGGGCGATGGCCGACGACGGCAGCAAAGTGAAGATCAACCCCAAGACCTACAAGATCGTCGATGGCCGGTTGTTTTTATACTACAACGGCTTCTGGGGCAACACGCTCAAGGATTGGAATCAGGGCGATGAAGATGCGCTGGTGGAGACGGCGGACGACAATTGGCGGAGCGCGACGAAGTAAGTCGCGGTAACGTAAGTCGGTCTCTTTAGAGGCCGACATGCATGTGGAACCAATATGCGGATGGCTGAAGCCAACCGCGCACGCTAATTACCTAGTAAACGCGTAGACGAAAATATTCACGCCAAGCTGCGTGTAAAAGCGGTGGGCGTAGTCGCTGATCTCGGGCGTATAATAGTAGCGAAACACGCGCCAGTCGCCGCCAGGCTCTTGCACCCAGGCGGGCATGGCTTCCTGCTGGGTGTAGATGACGTCGGTGCGGCCATCTTCGCGGATGGCTTCAAAACGTGTGCCCGTATAAGCCGCCTCGGACAGGCGCTCGGACAAACCTTCGGCTCCTTCGCGAATGCGAAAGCCGATAAAGGTGGTCCACTGGTCCATTTCGTTCTGACCCCAGCCCATGGCGAGGATTGGCATGCAAAGCACGGCCAGGCGTCCGTTGACGTCGAGCCCCATCGCGGAGTAAGTGCCCTGCGGCCACTTTTCGTTGACCACGAAATCGCGCACGGTTTCGGGCAGGACGGCGGCATCGGGCAGGCCCGCGTGAAACGCGCGGAATAGCGAGTGGTCGCGGGGCAGGGCGCGAAAGCGTTCGCCGGGGTAAATGTCGCGGAAGACGGCCTCGATCTCGGGGCTCACGCGCCACTCGGCAAAGCTGTGGCTCTGGCTGTAGGCGGGGTTGGATTCGCGAAGAAAGTCGGCATTGATCCCGGCGTCGATGTAGAGAAAACCGCCACGGTCGAGGAAGCCCTTGAGGTTGTCTTTTTCTTCCTCGGTGAGCTCCCAGTCGGGCCGGTCGCCGAAGTTGACGTAGCATATCGGGTGCTGTAGCAGCTTGGGGTCCGCGAAAGATTCGATGAAAACCGGGTCCAGACTGATATCGAACGTGGTCGAGTCGTTGATGGTCTCAATCAGCGTGGGGAGCGCATCCGGGTAATTACGCTGAAGCAGCGGCCCCTGCACGAGCTGAGTCACCGAAAAGCTGGACATATTCGGTGTCTTGACCACTGCCATCAGCGGCGCAGCCAGGATCAGGGTGGCGATAACGATGATTTGGAAAGCGTTGCGCATGAACAAACGTCGGTTAATCTACGCATTTCGCGAATGAGCGCGACTGTTTTCGATAAACTTTCTTTTGACGTATTTACTCAATTGAAGTTCCGAATCTCTCTGAGGAAAAACGAATGTCGTCACTTATTCCAGGTATGCTTCAATCCGAATAAAGTATTCAGTTCCGTTGCCAGGTGGGGTGAAGCTAACATCGATGTAATCTTGGGATCTTGGACTGATGTTTGTCTCGGTTAGTTCAATCCAAGAGTCTTTTTTCATATCGTGGCTGTAGAGCACTCGATATTTCCGATTGGAGATGTCACGACTAGTCTTAACGCGAAGACTTATCTGACCATTCGTATTTGAAATATATTCATCATCGACCATGAAGTAACTGCGAGGATCGAGTGGATTGCTGCCTGCAACGTATTCACTGTAATCCAATACTCCATCGCCATCGCTATCCGTTGTCCCGTCGGAGACTGAGGTGGATCCTAAATGAACAATTTCCCATCCATCCATTATGTTGTCGCTGTCTGAATCGATGGATTGATAACTAAAGAGGCCATTGATAATCTTATCGAATGTAAGGCGTTCAAAGTCTGCATCCCAGCCGTCAAATACCCAGCCTGGGTTTGTTGTAAAAACCGGAACGTACGCATCAGCCCCATACTGGACCTGCTGGTTTATCTCGCCCCCACCAGTGCGAATCGCTTTATTGCTTAGATTGAAGGTGACAAATAATGGTTGAACCACAAGGTCATAGATGTAAGCGCTGCCGCTCGAAATTGCGTAATCATCATCATTGGGAGAGCCAATGATTGTAGTATCGCCGCAGATGCTAACAGATTGACCAAAATTATCATTCTTTGCAGCGTCACTTGCCATTAGCTTGGTTTTTTCTGACCAGATGTCGTTGTTGCGAATGAACATATATGCGCTACCGCTATCATTGCCATCTTGATACGATCCTACGACCACGATGTCGCCGCTGATACTCACCGATTGCCCGAAGCGATCATCCAGCATACCATCGCTTGGTTCTAGCTTAGCTTGTTCAGTCCAAGTGTCGGCATTACGGACATAAATGTAGGCGCTGCCAGAATCCTTCCAAGGCGCGCTAATTACTGCGGTGTCACCGCTAATACTCACTGAATAGCCAAAGGAGCTGACTACCGGATTCCCATTAGACTCAGCCCGATCGCTTTGTATTAATTCTGCCTGCTGGGTCCAGATGTTATCCTTACGAACAAATACGTAAGCAATACCTTTACCACTGGGCGCTCCTACAATAATGGTATCATCATTTATACCCACTGCGCGGCCAAAAGACGATGACGCTGAGCCACTGGAATTTAGCACTGCCTGCTCAGTCCATTTCCCTTGGCTATCCCTCACATATACGCTAGCATTGAGAAGACTTCCGATAACGGCAGTATTTCCGCTGATACCTACACAATCACCAAAGCCAGTTTGCCATTCCAGCTGATCCGAGGGGGTGATTTTCGCCTGTTCTGTCCAGACTCCATTATTACGCACAAAAATGTAGGCACAGCCAGTGGAATCGTGCCCGGGAGCGCCAATGATTGCGGTATCTCCACTGATATCAATCGAGTAGCCAAATTTGTCACCTTTTTCAGTATCGCTGGCGTTAAGCCTGGCTTCCTCGACCCAGTCTACAACATTTCTAACGTAGACGTAAACGCTGCCGCCAACCACATCTACAGTATTGTCATCCCTGATTGCGCCAACAATTGAAGTGTTTCCACTGATGCTTACTGAGTAACCTGAAGTAGCAATATAGCGCTTGCTACCGGGCACCTTCGTTTCGCTGATTGTTGCCATCGTGGGTTCCACATAATTGGCTGTGATGCTCAGATTGTTTGTAATGTTGCTGTAATCTTGGCCCCATCCGGCAAAGAGCTTTTCTCCGGTGAGAGATAGTGCAGGCGCAATAGCAGTGCCGCCCTCTGGAATCTTTTGAGTAAGATCACCAGCAGCGAGCGTCCCATAATCACCAAGATCGAAAGTTACGTTGTGCTTTGCCAGATATTCGGCGGTAATTGTCATGTCGCTCGTTACGACATCAAAGTCCTTATCCCATCCATTAAAATGCCAATCTGCTTGGGGTAGTAATTTAGGTTCAATGGCGCTACCAAGACCTATTACTTGCTGTGTCAACTCGCCATCTGCCAGCACACTTTTATCATCTAAGTCGAAGACGACGGAGTATGGTGATTCGTCATCATGAATGGTAATTACTTTTGTGTCGGTGCTATGCTCGACAGTGGTTGCGCTGATCGTAACTTCTCGAGCGCCTTGCGCGACATTATCATCTTCAACACTGACAGAAAACTCGACCGATTTCTGGCCCGCCGGAATTGTAACCATTGCCGGGAGATTTAGCAGTGGGTCGGCAGAGAGGATAACATCGAGATCGTCGCGTGGCGTAATATCGATACTTATAGTTGCTGGGTTGATGCCGTGGCCTTCGAGTATATCGTCGATCGCGATCGTGAGGATTGGGTCTTCCAAGATCGCATCGATACGAATGTTGTCCCAATCACGATCTTTATCGGGAGTGCCATACGATTCAAACTGTTGGAATTTAATTTGTAAGTTCGTTCCGAAATCAAAATTAGGATCGTAAGTATTGCGAATCTCTTCACGTTTAGCGGTTAAATCAATTGTGTATGAGGTGAGGCTGGTAACCTTTAGCTCTGCCCCACTGATTATTGTATACCATGTCGATCCATCTATGCTTATAGATACACCATCACCCTTGTATTTACCTGAGAAGGTGATAGGCAGTTCGTTTTCTACATCTTCGGTATTGGCCTGTTGAAAACTCAATTCGGCAGATATCACCTTAGATAGATCAACCGTGAGTACTGATTCGTTAAGAGAGTCAGTGGTATGGTAGCTATCCATGCGTAATCGTCCATCAACTATTTGTATGCGTCCGACATTAATATCTGCATAGTGACGCCATTTTTCATAGTCGATACCATCTGAAAAGTCTTCCACGTAAATGGTTTCGGCTAGGGAATCGGATATGGATAGCCCGAAAATAAATACCAATTGGAGGTAGCTAAAAATTATCAACCGCATGTGCATAATTATATGATGATCTGGGAATACATACCGTCTCATATTAGTATTGTCAGTCAAGTGTGTTTACTCCGCTTGATGGCTGCCCCGATAAGCCACGACTGCGCCATCTCGAATCGAAAATTCTGGCGATACTAGTAAAGACTGGCTGTGTTTAATTTTATCTTTTCTATGTCTGGTCCCACCTTGACGTCGGTTTGCAGGGTGAAATGAGCCCATATTTTTTGGTGGTGATTGACTGGGAAACGTTGCACTTCTTGTTGAAAAACACTTATCACTCGGTGATCGGAATATGAGTCTCTGGATACCTCGCTCTGTGGAGATGATGCTCGAGGTGACGGTGTAGTAATGCTTTTCAATATTTCCGATGCTGTATCAGGGCAGAAATTAACGACTTAAATGCATTCAACCATATTCCGAGTCTGCTCAGTGTCACTTAGGCTTCTAGAACATAGAGCAATATCTATCAAGTAACATAAGGCCGGGAAGTTGGAGCGTTGATTGAAGTGAACTCTGACAAAAGTCGAATTTAGCACAAGAAACCCCGGCCAATGTTGACCGGGGTTTGCTAAAGAAGTTCGTTGCGGAGTGCGTGGTTTTACCGACGACGCCGATAAACCGCGAGCGTCAGCGCGCCCAAACCGGCGAGCAGTGCGTAGGTTTGGGGCTCGGGGACTTGTTCCAATGTGATGGATTGGATCGTGCCAGAGACGTTGTTTGAGGCGGAGACACCTACCCAGCCAATCGATGTCGGGTTGCCGCTGGTGTATGTGTAGGTGCTGCCGATCGCACCGCCGTTGAGGTCGAGCTGGGTGTCGTTGTAAAACGCATCCACGGTCCACTGGGCCACGGTGGTGTCTAGAACGAGCTTATACTCGAAGTCTGTCACGTCGAAGCCGCCTTGCGAAATGAGGTCGGAACTGGCGGCTCCGCCAGCGCGGACATTGATCTCGCCATTGTTGCGCATGAATGCCCAGGGCTGCCCTTCGCTAGTGCCGGTTTGGTAAAGGCCGGAATTGCTGGAAGTGGGAAAGTTCTCCGCAAAGCCAAAACCAATCCAAGTGGTGCCAACGGTAGAGTTGAGTGTGTAGTGAACGGTGAGCTCGTAGATGCCGGGGTTGGTGTCAAAGTAGTTTGCGCCCAATTCGATGCCCGCCATGCCATTGAGGGAAGACAAGGAGCCGTAGCCGGCGGCACCGTCGGTAATCTGCCAGCCGTAGCCCGGGCTGCCGGAATAGCCTACCCAGTCGTTGGGCCCGGTTGTTGGGGTGCGTCCGTTGAGGGCACCAGTCACGTCAGTCCCGAAATCGTCGAATACGAGAACGGTTGCGGTGGCGCTCGTGGCAGCAGCCAGCAAAAGCGTTGAAGTCAGCAAGGGGATCGAAAGCTTCATAGGGTTCATCATGATCTCGAACGGGTGGTTCGTCAATTTTAGACAAAGGAAATTTGCGCAATCGGTCTTTACCTGATCAGTAATGAAAAACCCCGGCCAGCGCTGACCGGGGTTCTTGGCAAGAAGATACTTAGAATTTCCAAACTGCGTCCAGCGTGATGCGGTTTTGCATCAGGTTGTGGCTGGTTTGGGTCAGAGGAATTTCAAAAGCGGCACCGAGCTCTATCGATTCCATCGGGGTGATGCGGAAGCCAATGGCACCGGTGACAATGGCACTGTAAACATTGGAGTTAGACGCCCCGAAATTGACCAGATCACCGCCCTCGAAGTTAACGATGGCTGGGACTGCGCCACCAGCTTGCGGGCTGAAGCGTGATGCGCCATTGCCGGGATTAATCACTTGAAGGTAATTCACTTCGACCAAAGGGTGAAACATGTCGAAGAAGCTATAGCTGGCGTGTGCGCTGGTGAAGAATGAGCTGCTACCGTTGCTATTTGTCGAAATGATGAAGCCGGTTTCGGTACTTAGCTGAAAGTCGTCCCAGGATTTCAGCACGCCAACCGATGGGGTTATCGAGTAGTATTTGCCGCCTTGCCACACGTCAGTGTTACCAGTGGGAAGCTCTAGGATTGCTTGGCCGCTGACAACCAACTCTTCAGCCGGATCGTAGATGAATGCGTACTTTAAACCGGCTGCCAGGTTGGCGAAACCACTGGCGTTGACGAGGGTGTTATCGGGGTTGAATACGATATAGCCATCTTTTGCAGCAACCAGTGAGAGGCGCTCGTTAAGGGCGAGTTCTGCCTGTACCGCGTATAGTTGGAAATTGCCTCCCAAGGGCACATCGCCGAGTTGGGTGCTGATCGAGCTCGGCATGTTTTGGTAGAGGAAGATTGGGTGAATCTGTGTTTGGGGAAGGGCGGAGTCGAAGTAAACTGGGTTGGTAATTGGGCGAATTGTGTTCGCGAATGCCGCCTCTTCAGCATTGGAGATGTTGGTTGCAAAAAGGCCGCAGATGGCAGCCATGGCTACTTTATTGGAGTATGCTATTTTACGCATTATTAGTCAGACTTGAGTTAGGTTTTCTTTTATTCGTTTTGGGTTGGTTCGTAGTCAGGCGGGCTATTTAAGCCATAGTAACAATCGTCTTTCGGACACTGGGATTTAGTTCCTATATAGCGCATTTTTGATATTATTTTTGCGCAATGTGAAAGGTGGCCCATGGCCGACAGGGCTGATCGCTAAAGGAAATGGGGTCTTTCAGGCTTGATTGCTTCTTGGGAAGGCTATGTGCCTTAAAAGGACTGGTTCATTCAGTCCTGGATGAAAAAGCGGGCACAGAAAAACCCCGGCCATTGCTGACCGGGGTTTGAAATGCGATGGTTGTGAACCGTGGGCTTAGCCCTTGGTGGCTTCGTCGAGGACGCCTCTTATTCAAGGAATGCGTCAATACGGACGAAATAAAGCGCGCCTTCTCCGGGGAGATCCAAGGTGACTTGAGTTTCGTTCCCGCTGCTGGGCGCCGTCACTGATCCAGGCACTTCGATCCATGAGCCGGGGGACATGTCCGGGCTGTAGAGCACGCGGTAGCGGCGGTTGGCCAGGTCGTCATTGGAATTAAAGCTCAGCGTGATTCGGCGATCCTGCGCACTAAACTCCTGCTGCTTGACTTTGAAGTAGTCAGTGCGGCTTGCTGGATCACTCCCCGCGAGGAATTCGTCATAGTCCGATTGTCCATCGCCATCCGTGTCGATCGCGCCATCGGTGTTGTTGATCGCGCCGAGGTGGACAATTTCCCAGCCATCCGGGATGTTGTCGCCGTCGGCGTCCGTAGCGTCATAGCTGAAGAGCCCGTTGATGGACAGATCTGTTATCACCTTGCTAAAGTCGGTATCCCAGCCATCGAAGACCCAGCCGGCATTAGGGGTGAGGGCAGGTGCGTTGGCTGCGGTTCCGACGACGACGAGTTGGCTGAGCTCGCCGCCGCCAGTGCGAAGGGCTTTGTCGGCCAAGCTGAACGTGACATCGACGGGCGGGACAGCCAGATCATAAATATAAGCACTGCCGCCAGCTGTTCCTCCATAGATTGCCCCAATGATCGCAGTATCGCCACTGATGCTAACGCTGTTGCCAAAAAGGTCGCCCACCTCAGCATCACTGGCGGTTAACTTAGCTTGCTGGGTCCATACTTCATTACTTCTGCTAAATACATAACTGCTACCACTATCGCCTCCTGCGTCATCGTTAGTAAGCGCCCCGACTATAGCCTTGTCTCCGCTGATGGACACGCTAACACCGAAAGCGTCTCCTCGCCCGGCATTACTGGCGGTTAGCTTAGCTTGCTCCGTCCATACGTCATTGGTTCGGGTAAAGACATAGGCGCTGCCGCTTTCGCTTACAATGCCGTTGCCATTCACCGCCCCTATAATGACTGTATCGCCACTGATGCTCACGCTGCGGCCAAAAAGGTCGCCAGTCTCAGCATCACTGGCGGTTAGCTTCGCTTGTTCGGTCCAGATACCATTGTTTCGGACAAAAATATAGGCGCTACCACTAGAGTTGCCTGCGTCATCGTCATTGAATGCTCCGATTATGATCGTATCACCGCTGATGGACACACTAACACCGAAAGCGTCGTATGTCGCGGCGTCACTAGCGGTGAGCATGGCTTGCTCAGTCCAATTTTCATTGGATCTGATATAGACGTATACACTGCCGATATCCGACAGCGTGTGACTTCCATAGTCTGCACCAACAATCGCTGTGTTGCCACTAATGCTCACGCT
This is a stretch of genomic DNA from Cerasicoccus sp. TK19100. It encodes these proteins:
- a CDS encoding YHS domain-containing (seleno)protein encodes the protein MKAFRTVLFFLTAAFILSMAHAESDSATQSNSPAQSSWSAQKRQAEFNLESGQLGIEGYDPVAYFSGEPKEGKKQLSSDYRGVTYRFANTANKAAFDADPAKYEPAFGGWCAWAMADDGSKVKINPKTYKIVDGRLFLYYNGFWGNTLKDWNQGDEDALVETADDNWRSATK
- a CDS encoding DUF4159 domain-containing protein — protein: MRNAFQIIVIATLILAAPLMAVVKTPNMSSFSVTQLVQGPLLQRNYPDALPTLIETINDSTTFDISLDPVFIESFADPKLLQHPICYVNFGDRPDWELTEEEKDNLKGFLDRGGFLYIDAGINADFLRESNPAYSQSHSFAEWRVSPEIEAVFRDIYPGERFRALPRDHSLFRAFHAGLPDAAVLPETVRDFVVNEKWPQGTYSAMGLDVNGRLAVLCMPILAMGWGQNEMDQWTTFIGFRIREGAEGLSERLSEAAYTGTRFEAIREDGRTDVIYTQQEAMPAWVQEPGGDWRVFRYYYTPEISDYAHRFYTQLGVNIFVYAFTR
- a CDS encoding InlB B-repeat-containing protein; the protein is MEDFSDGIDYEKWRHYADINVGRIQIVDGRLRMDSYHTTDSLNESVLTVDLSKVISAELSFQQANTEDVENELPITFSGKYKGDGVSISIDGSTWYTIISGAELKVTSLTSYTIDLTAKREEIRNTYDPNFDFGTNLQIKFQQFESYGTPDKDRDWDNIRIDAILEDPILTIAIDDILEGHGINPATISIDITPRDDLDVILSADPLLNLPAMVTIPAGQKSVEFSVSVEDDNVAQGAREVTISATTVEHSTDTKVITIHDDESPYSVVFDLDDKSVLADGELTQQVIGLGSAIEPKLLPQADWHFNGWDKDFDVVTSDMTITAEYLAKHNVTFDLGDYGTLAAGDLTQKIPEGGTAIAPALSLTGEKLFAGWGQDYSNITNNLSITANYVEPTMATISETKVPGSKRYIATSGYSVSISGNTSIVGAIRDDNTVDVVGGSVYVYVRNVVDWVEEARLNASDTEKGDKFGYSIDISGDTAIIGAPGHDSTGCAYIFVRNNGVWTEQAKITPSDQLEWQTGFGDCVGISGNTAVIGSLLNASVYVRDSQGKWTEQAVLNSSGSASSSFGRAVGINDDTIIVGAPSGKGIAYVFVRKDNIWTQQAELIQSDRAESNGNPVVSSFGYSVSISGDTAVISAPWKDSGSAYIYVRNADTWTEQAKLEPSDGMLDDRFGQSVSISGDIVVVGSYQDGNDSGSAYMFIRNNDIWSEKTKLMASDAAKNDNFGQSVSICGDTTIIGSPNDDDYAISSGSAYIYDLVVQPLFVTFNLSNKAIRTGGGEINQQVQYGADAYVPVFTTNPGWVFDGWDADFERLTFDKIINGLFSYQSIDSDSDNIMDGWEIVHLGSTSVSDGTTDSDGDGVLDYSEYVAGSNPLDPRSYFMVDDEYISNTNGQISLRVKTSRDISNRKYRVLYSHDMKKDSWIELTETNISPRSQDYIDVSFTPPGNGTEYFIRIEAYLE
- a CDS encoding PEP-CTERM sorting domain-containing protein, which encodes MKLSIPLLTSTLLLAAATSATATVLVFDDFGTDVTGALNGRTPTTGPNDWVGYSGSPGYGWQITDGAAGYGSLSSLNGMAGIELGANYFDTNPGIYELTVHYTLNSTVGTTWIGFGFAENFPTSSNSGLYQTGTSEGQPWAFMRNNGEINVRAGGAASSDLISQGGFDVTDFEYKLVLDTTVAQWTVDAFYNDTQLDLNGGAIGSTYTYTSGNPTSIGWVGVSASNNVSGTIQSITLEQVPEPQTYALLAGLGALTLAVYRRRR
- a CDS encoding transporter, with amino-acid sequence MRKIAYSNKVAMAAICGLFATNISNAEEAAFANTIRPITNPVYFDSALPQTQIHPIFLYQNMPSSISTQLGDVPLGGNFQLYAVQAELALNERLSLVAAKDGYIVFNPDNTLVNASGFANLAAGLKYAFIYDPAEELVVSGQAILELPTGNTDVWQGGKYYSITPSVGVLKSWDDFQLSTETGFIISTNSNGSSSFFTSAHASYSFFDMFHPLVEVNYLQVINPGNGASRFSPQAGGAVPAIVNFEGGDLVNFGASNSNVYSAIVTGAIGFRITPMESIELGAAFEIPLTQTSHNLMQNRITLDAVWKF